In Chlorocebus sabaeus isolate Y175 chromosome 19, mChlSab1.0.hap1, whole genome shotgun sequence, a single genomic region encodes these proteins:
- the TMEM121B gene encoding transmembrane protein 121B: MRPALGHPRSVSSASGSFPPPPAASRLQPLFLRGGSFRGRRGSGDSSTSTSTSRGGGGGRRGGGGGSPSSSTGAEREDDDESLSVSKPLVPNAALLGPPTQVGAAAGPAPAAFSSSAATSSSTSTPTSSCSMTAADFGGGAAAGAVGGPGSRSAGGAGGTGTGSGASCCPCCCCCGCPDRSGRRGRRRGCAPSPRCRWGYQALSVVLLLAQGGLLDLYLIAVTDLYWCSWIATDLVVVVGWAIFFAKNSRGRRGGVASSAHNHHLHHHHAAPPLHLPAPSAATAGAKARGARGGAGGAGGGLGAAAAAGEFAFAYLAWLIYSIAFTPKVVLILGTSILDLIELRAPFGTTGFRLTMALSVPLLYSLVRAISEAGAPPGSAGPLLLQPQRHRAAGCFLGTCLDLLDSFTLVELMLEGRVPLPAHLRYLLIAVYFLTLASPVLWLYELNAAAAAAAASWGQASGPGSCSRLLRLLGGCLVDVPLLALRCLLVVSYQQPLSIFMLKNLFFLGCRGLEALEGCWDRGSRASPSRARGGYGAPPSAPPPPPPPPQGGSQLGHCISENEGGAHGYVNTLAVASHN, from the coding sequence ATGCGCCCGGCGCTCGGCCACCCTCGCTCGGTCTCCTCCGCGTCCGGCTCCTTCCCGCCGCCCCCGGCCGCCTCCCGGCTGCAGCCCCTCTTCCTCCGCGGGGGCTCCTTCCGCGGCCGGAGAGGCTCGGGCGACAGcagcaccagcaccagcaccagccGCGGGGGAGGCGGCGGCAGACGCGGCGGGGGCGGCGGCTCCCCGAGCAGCAGCACGGGCGCCGAGCGCGAGGACGACGACGAGAGCCTCAGCGTCAGCAAGCCGCTGGTGCCCAACGCCGCGCTCCTGGGGCCGCCGACTCAGGTGGGCGCCGCGGCCGGCCCAGCGCCCGCCGCCTTCTCCTCCTCAGccgccacctcctcctccacctccacgcCCACCTCCTCCTGCAGCATGACAGCCGCGGACTTCGGCGGGGGCGCCGCGGCCGGGGCCGTCGGGGGCCCCGGGAGCCGCTCGGCTGGGGGCGCGGGCGGCACCGGGACCGGCAGCGGCGCCTCCTGCTGCCCGTGTTGCTGCTGCTGCGGCTGCCCAGACCGCTCCGGCCGCAGGGGTAGGCGCCGCGGCTGCGCCCCCAGTCCCAGGTGCCGCTGGGGCTACCAGGCGCTGTCCGTGGTGCTGCTGCTGGCTCAGGGCGGCCTGCTGGACCTGTACCTCATCGCGGTCACCGACCTGTACTGGTGCTCCTGGATCGCCACTgacctggtggtggtggtgggctggGCCATCTTCTTCGCCAAGAACAGCCGGGGCCGTCGGGGCGGAGTGGCCAGCAGCGCGCACAACCACCACCTGCACCACCACCACGCCGCGCCGCCCCTGCACCTGCCCGCCCCCTCGGCTGCTACCGCTGGGGCCAAGGCGCGCGGAGCCCGCGGGGGCGCCGGCGGCGCAGGGGGCGGCCTGGGGGCGGCCGCGGCAGCGGGCGAGTTCGCCTTCGCCTACCTGGCCTGGCTTATCTACTCCATCGCCTTCACTCCCAAGGTGGTGCTGATCCTGGGCACGTCTATCCTAGACCTCATCGAGCTGCGCGCGCCCTTCGGCACCACGGGCTTCCGTCTCACCATGGCGCTGTCGGTGCCCCTGCTCTACAGCTTGGTGCGGGCCATCAGCGAGGCGGGCGCACCCCCGGGATCGGCAGGACCCCTGCTGCTGCAGCCCCAGCGGCACCGCGCGGCTGGATGCTTCCTGGGCACGTGTCTAGACCTGCTCGACAGCTTCACGCTGGTGGAGCTGATGCTGGAGGGCCGCGTGCCACTGCCCGCGCACCTGCGCTACCTGCTCATCGCCGTCTACTTCCTCACCCTCGCCTCGCCGGTGCTCTGGCTCTACGAGCTCAACGCCgcggccgcggcggcggcggcatcCTGGGGCCAGGCCTCCGGGCCCGGCAGCTGCAGCCGCCTTCTGCGCTTGCTGGGCGGCTGCCTGGTAGACGTGCCCTTGCTGGCGCTGCGCTGCCTCCTGGTGGTCAGCTACCAGCAGCCCCTCTCCATCTTCATGCTCAAGAACCTCTTCTTCCTCGGTTGCCGCGGCTTGGAGGCCCTGGAGGGCTGCTGGGACCGGGGCAGTCGGGCCTCCCCGAGTCGGGCCAGAGGGGGCTACGGTGCTCCGCCCTCCGCTCCTCCACCGCCTCCGCCACCACCTCAGGGAGGCTCCCAGCTGGGCCACTGCATCTCGGAGAATGAGGGGGGTGCCCATGGCTATGTCAACACCCTGGCTGTGGCCTCCCATAATTGA